In one window of uncultured Acetobacteroides sp. DNA:
- a CDS encoding Fe-S cluster domain-containing protein, producing MSTTILFTVITLSLLGVVLAVVLYFVAEKFKVYEDPRIDEVEALLPGVNCGGCGYPGCRGLSDAIVRADTMEGLYCPVGGAETMASIAKHLGREVAVSEVMVAVLRCSGAKSVRRSINTYDGAPTCAIASATYAGNTGCQYGCLSFGDCVASCRFDAMRMDDATGLPVIDEEKCTSCGACVKACPKVIIELRRKGPKGKRVFVSCISKDKGAVAKRACNVACIGCGKCVKICPYDAITLENNLAYINFNKCKLCRKCAPVCPTSAILEANFPPRPKEDAGASAPDA from the coding sequence ATGAGCACAACAATCCTATTTACGGTAATCACGCTAAGCCTTCTGGGGGTTGTCCTAGCCGTTGTTCTCTACTTTGTAGCCGAAAAGTTTAAGGTCTACGAAGATCCTCGGATTGACGAGGTAGAGGCGCTGCTGCCCGGCGTTAACTGTGGCGGCTGCGGCTATCCGGGCTGCCGGGGGCTTTCGGATGCCATCGTCAGGGCCGACACCATGGAGGGGCTGTACTGTCCGGTTGGCGGTGCCGAAACCATGGCTTCGATTGCCAAGCATCTGGGGCGCGAGGTTGCCGTTAGCGAGGTTATGGTAGCAGTACTTCGATGCAGCGGGGCAAAGTCGGTGCGCAGGAGCATCAATACCTACGATGGAGCCCCAACCTGTGCCATTGCCTCGGCTACCTATGCGGGGAATACGGGGTGCCAGTACGGTTGCCTTAGCTTTGGTGACTGCGTTGCCTCGTGCCGCTTCGATGCCATGAGGATGGACGACGCTACCGGCCTCCCGGTTATCGACGAGGAGAAGTGTACCTCCTGTGGCGCCTGCGTTAAGGCCTGCCCGAAGGTAATCATCGAGCTGCGTAGGAAGGGCCCTAAGGGAAAGCGTGTTTTTGTTTCGTGCATCAGCAAGGATAAGGGCGCCGTAGCCAAGCGTGCATGCAACGTGGCCTGTATTGGTTGCGGGAAGTGCGTTAAGATCTGCCCTTACGATGCCATTACCCTCGAAAATAACCTTGCCTATATCAATTTCAACAAGTGCAAACTCTGTCGAAAATGTGCGCCAGTTTGTCCGACCTCAGCCATCCTCGAGGCGAACTTTCCACCACGGCCAAAGGAAGATGCTGGAGCCTCTGCACCCGATGCATAA
- the rsxC gene encoding electron transport complex subunit RsxC: MSRTFKIGGIHPPSSKLSASSPIEALPLPEVAYIPVGQHVGAPATPIVAKGDRVKVGQLIAKATGFLSANVHSSVSGTVIGIENMVDVSGYPRPTVAIAVEGDEWEESIDRTPTLAEEIRLSSQEVIRRVADMGIVGMGGAAFPTHIKLMVPEGKKVEVLIINGAECEPYLTADDRLMVEHGREILVGVKLLMKALNVDRAIIGIENNKLEAIGNLSMLCEYHSGISVLPLKAKYPQGGEKQLVKATITREIPSGGLPFDVGAVVQNVATAFATYEAVQKNKPLIERVVTVTGESISRPSNFRARIGTPISQLLEAAGGLAEGDVKVISGGPMMGKALSTVMSPVVKGTSGVLVIAGGLVKRPAVSECIRCAKCVSVCPMGLEPFLLNKFSVRNMYPELEGNRVTDCIECGSCAYTCPAGIPLLDYIRYGKGAVMQAMRSRKK, from the coding sequence GTGTCAAGAACATTTAAGATAGGAGGTATTCATCCGCCAAGTAGTAAACTTTCGGCAAGCAGCCCTATAGAGGCGCTTCCCCTTCCCGAAGTTGCATATATCCCCGTTGGACAGCATGTCGGTGCTCCGGCAACGCCCATTGTTGCCAAGGGCGATAGGGTAAAGGTGGGGCAGCTCATTGCCAAGGCAACTGGATTTCTTTCGGCAAATGTTCACTCGTCGGTTTCGGGTACGGTTATCGGTATCGAAAATATGGTGGATGTCAGCGGATATCCCCGCCCAACCGTTGCCATTGCCGTAGAGGGTGATGAGTGGGAGGAGTCGATTGATAGAACCCCAACGCTGGCCGAAGAAATTCGGTTATCCTCCCAAGAGGTTATAAGGCGTGTTGCCGACATGGGCATTGTTGGCATGGGGGGCGCAGCCTTCCCCACGCACATTAAGCTGATGGTGCCCGAAGGCAAGAAGGTCGAAGTGCTCATCATCAATGGTGCCGAGTGCGAGCCCTACCTCACCGCCGATGACAGGCTGATGGTGGAGCATGGCCGCGAGATTCTGGTTGGCGTTAAGCTGCTGATGAAGGCGCTCAACGTAGATCGTGCCATTATTGGCATCGAAAATAACAAACTGGAGGCCATTGGCAATCTTTCCATGCTTTGCGAGTATCATAGCGGGATAAGCGTACTGCCGCTAAAGGCTAAGTATCCGCAGGGAGGCGAAAAGCAGCTGGTTAAGGCTACCATTACCCGCGAGATACCCTCAGGAGGTCTTCCTTTTGATGTTGGAGCCGTTGTGCAGAACGTGGCAACCGCTTTTGCCACCTATGAGGCCGTGCAAAAGAACAAGCCCCTTATCGAAAGGGTTGTGACCGTAACCGGCGAATCGATCTCTCGTCCATCCAACTTCCGTGCTCGTATAGGAACCCCAATTAGCCAGTTGCTGGAGGCTGCTGGAGGGCTGGCTGAAGGTGACGTTAAGGTTATCAGCGGTGGTCCTATGATGGGGAAGGCGCTGTCTACCGTAATGTCTCCTGTAGTCAAGGGTACTAGTGGCGTGCTGGTAATAGCGGGAGGGCTGGTCAAGCGTCCTGCCGTTTCGGAATGCATCCGCTGCGCCAAATGCGTAAGCGTATGCCCAATGGGGTTGGAGCCATTCCTTTTAAATAAGTTCAGCGTGCGCAACATGTATCCCGAGCTCGAGGGCAATAGGGTAACCGACTGCATAGAGTGCGGCTCGTGCGCATACACCTGTCCGGCAGGTATCCCCTTGCTCGATTACATTCGCTATGGTAAGGGAGCAGTAATGCAAGCCATGCGTTCGCGAAAAAAGTAG
- a CDS encoding RnfABCDGE type electron transport complex subunit D codes for MERQLIVAPSPHVHGSYSTQRLMLDVVVALLPAWAVSIFFFGWGAVITTLVAVGACILFEYLIQKYLIKGPSTINNLSAVVTGMLLAFNLPTNISPFLVVLGSLVAVGIAKMTFGGLGSNLFNPALVGRVFLLISYPVQMTSWPAPILARAHYMDAVTGATPLAIVKEAVKAGKSVSEIANSIPSYMDLFIGNMGGSLGEVSALALLLGGAYLLIRKVITWHIPVTIFGTIVIFSGILWMANPERFIDPVFHLITGGVMLGAIYMATDYVTSPMTPRGMIYYAVGIGVLTILIRDFGAYPEGVSFAILLMNAATPLINKSVKPKSFGEV; via the coding sequence ATGGAACGACAGCTTATAGTAGCGCCCTCGCCACATGTTCATGGCAGCTATAGCACCCAACGGCTGATGTTGGATGTGGTAGTTGCCCTGCTACCCGCTTGGGCTGTTTCGATATTCTTCTTCGGATGGGGAGCCGTAATCACCACGCTTGTTGCTGTTGGTGCCTGTATCCTTTTCGAGTATCTCATCCAAAAGTACCTGATTAAGGGGCCTTCTACCATAAACAACCTTTCGGCAGTGGTAACGGGGATGCTCCTAGCCTTTAATCTTCCAACCAACATCTCGCCATTCCTGGTGGTGCTTGGCTCTCTGGTTGCCGTTGGCATTGCAAAGATGACCTTTGGGGGGCTAGGCTCAAACCTCTTTAACCCCGCACTTGTCGGGCGTGTGTTCCTGCTTATCTCTTACCCCGTACAGATGACCTCCTGGCCTGCTCCAATACTAGCTCGTGCGCATTATATGGATGCCGTAACGGGCGCAACGCCTCTTGCAATAGTAAAGGAAGCGGTGAAGGCTGGTAAATCGGTCTCGGAGATTGCCAACTCAATACCCTCGTATATGGATCTCTTTATTGGTAATATGGGAGGATCTTTGGGCGAGGTTTCGGCCCTTGCGCTCCTTCTTGGGGGGGCATATCTGCTGATTCGAAAGGTGATCACCTGGCATATTCCTGTTACGATATTTGGAACCATTGTCATCTTCTCAGGAATACTTTGGATGGCAAATCCTGAAAGGTTTATCGATCCAGTTTTCCACCTAATTACAGGAGGGGTAATGCTTGGCGCCATCTACATGGCTACCGATTACGTAACCTCGCCAATGACGCCGCGCGGAATGATCTACTATGCGGTAGGCATTGGGGTGCTTACCATTCTTATTCGCGACTTTGGTGCATATCCCGAGGGCGTCTCATTTGCCATCCTGCTGATGAATGCCGCCACTCCGCTTATCAACAAGTCTGTTAAACCAAAAAGCTTTGGGGAGGTGTAA
- a CDS encoding RnfABCDGE type electron transport complex subunit G: protein MVLTLLVVSIFASIALAGVYLVTLEPIKTAKSAKINEAIKKVVPAFDNNPGADVYKMAVDGDTIRLYPARKGGELVGTAVETFTNKGFGGHFTLMVGLLPDGTIKSVEVLTHKETPGLGDKMEKSKSNFSVQFEGKNPKTFKMMVKKDGGDVDAITASTITSRAFTDAVNRAYNAYMKGGKQ from the coding sequence ATGGTACTAACGCTTTTGGTTGTCTCGATCTTTGCCTCAATTGCTCTTGCCGGAGTTTACCTGGTAACGCTGGAACCCATAAAGACCGCAAAATCGGCAAAGATTAACGAGGCCATCAAAAAGGTGGTGCCTGCGTTCGATAACAATCCCGGTGCCGATGTTTACAAGATGGCTGTTGATGGCGATACAATTCGCCTTTACCCAGCCCGAAAGGGAGGGGAACTTGTTGGAACTGCCGTCGAAACATTTACCAACAAAGGATTTGGTGGGCACTTTACCCTTATGGTTGGGCTTCTGCCCGATGGAACCATTAAGAGCGTAGAGGTGCTTACCCATAAGGAAACTCCGGGATTGGGCGATAAGATGGAAAAGTCGAAATCCAATTTCAGCGTTCAGTTCGAAGGTAAGAATCCTAAAACTTTTAAGATGATGGTAAAGAAGGATGGGGGAGACGTTGATGCTATTACCGCATCAACCATTACCTCGCGAGCCTTTACCGATGCCGTAAACCGCGCATACAACGCCTACATGAAAGGAGGTAAGCAATGA
- a CDS encoding electron transport complex subunit E gives MSPLSNLTRGIIQENPTFVLMLGMCPTLATTTSALNGMGMGAATLFVLALSNLAISMVANLIPNKVRIPCYIVIIATFVTMVDLLMQAFVPALYAALGIFIPLIVVNCIVLGRAEAFASKNGMLASLLDGVGMGLGFTLSLTVIGAIREFFGSWSIFGHKLVGVDGMLMFILAPGAFIVLGYLMMLFNRINKKK, from the coding sequence ATGAGCCCGCTAAGCAACCTCACCCGAGGAATTATTCAAGAAAATCCAACATTTGTACTGATGCTGGGCATGTGTCCCACGTTGGCAACTACCACATCGGCACTAAACGGGATGGGTATGGGTGCTGCAACGCTGTTTGTGCTTGCGCTCTCCAACTTAGCCATTTCGATGGTGGCCAACCTTATCCCCAACAAAGTCCGTATTCCCTGCTACATCGTTATCATTGCAACGTTTGTAACGATGGTCGATTTGCTGATGCAAGCCTTCGTTCCTGCTCTTTATGCCGCATTGGGCATCTTTATTCCGCTTATTGTGGTAAACTGTATCGTGCTTGGGCGTGCTGAAGCGTTTGCCTCGAAGAACGGCATGCTGGCTTCGCTGCTCGATGGCGTTGGAATGGGCCTCGGCTTTACCCTTTCGCTTACCGTTATTGGCGCAATACGCGAGTTTTTTGGCAGCTGGTCTATCTTCGGGCATAAGCTGGTTGGCGTAGATGGCATGCTGATGTTTATTCTTGCTCCTGGTGCCTTTATTGTGTTGGGTTACCTGATGATGCTGTTTAACCGAATCAACAAAAAGAAGTAG
- the rsxA gene encoding electron transport complex subunit RsxA yields the protein MDFFIIVISAIFVNNIVLAQFLGICPYLGVSNKVETSIGMSGAVTFVIALSTIITWLLQKYVLVPLNITFMQTITFILVIAALVQMVELILKKISPALYQALGIFLPLITTNCAVLGVAILVQQKSYDLLHSIVYSVAISVGYGLAIVLFASLREELELNNVPREMKGIPIALVTTGILAMAFMGFAGLV from the coding sequence ATGGATTTCTTCATCATAGTCATATCGGCGATATTCGTCAACAACATTGTTCTGGCGCAGTTTCTAGGGATTTGTCCCTACTTGGGCGTCTCCAACAAGGTCGAAACCTCCATTGGCATGTCGGGCGCGGTAACCTTTGTCATAGCCCTTTCGACTATTATAACCTGGCTGCTGCAGAAGTACGTGCTTGTACCGCTCAACATCACCTTTATGCAAACCATCACCTTTATTTTGGTGATTGCGGCGCTGGTGCAGATGGTGGAGCTTATCCTCAAAAAGATTAGTCCGGCGCTTTACCAAGCGCTGGGAATTTTTCTTCCCCTTATTACCACCAACTGCGCGGTGCTTGGTGTTGCCATTCTGGTGCAGCAAAAGAGCTACGACCTGCTGCATAGCATCGTGTACAGCGTTGCCATCAGCGTAGGATACGGGTTGGCCATTGTGCTTTTTGCCAGCCTTCGCGAGGAGCTGGAACTGAACAACGTTCCCCGCGAGATGAAGGGAATTCCCATTGCACTTGTTACTACCGGTATTCTAGCCATGGCCTTTATGGGCTTTGCGGGGCTGGTGTAG
- a CDS encoding DUF4914 family protein — translation MSNLIETLEGKGIKLPANLVGVLSGCKGATLYSTTDELAAAATGGLQNETFEVKYDIPGKGMYTEVVVDRVTNGISANYTEAYMRRRDPNTMVIADNKPTDKVRFKDKFGYEFSELRKETEEWLKDQELAVFFYFAGSHNLGAGGIAVCPANAAFFALGLAMLQQIVPVDKVDASFSLDSVIYVAPPFRHTHFDGKQVVVHNRTNELHEVFSFNLYPGPSAKKGLYSVLLDKGEKENWITAHCSTVLAISPYDNVTTFMHEGASGGGKSEMHQHILREPDGQILIGQNVVTSERRLISIPMFCEFRPVTDDMALCHPSLDKGNGKLTLVDAENAWFIRVDSIKEYGDDPFLEKLTIRPKKPLLFLNLETRPGCTALVWDHIEDEPGKHCPNPRVVVPRELVPNTVDKPVSIDVRSFGVRTPPCTAESPSYGIIGMFHILPPALAWLWRLVAPRGYANPSIAGAGSGTAMESEGVGSYWPFATGEMVHHANMLLDQIVASPNVEFTLTPNQHIGAWKVGFKPQLFMREYLTRRGNVSLRADQYQPARCSLLGYELNYLTIEGSKIPSRFLKVYKQPEIGFDGYDGGAEIIREFFAKELQKYLRPELSPLGRKIIEAFLAGASVEEYNELLPMANNFPDLQK, via the coding sequence ATGAGCAATCTGATAGAAACGTTAGAAGGCAAGGGGATAAAGCTGCCGGCAAATCTTGTTGGTGTCCTTAGTGGATGTAAGGGGGCTACCCTTTACAGCACAACCGATGAGCTTGCAGCAGCAGCAACAGGTGGCCTTCAGAACGAGACTTTTGAGGTTAAGTACGATATTCCCGGCAAGGGTATGTACACCGAAGTAGTCGTTGACAGGGTGACCAACGGCATTTCTGCCAACTATACAGAGGCCTACATGCGCCGCCGCGACCCCAATACTATGGTGATTGCCGATAATAAGCCAACCGATAAGGTTCGCTTTAAGGATAAGTTCGGATACGAGTTCTCGGAGCTCCGCAAGGAGACCGAAGAGTGGTTAAAGGATCAGGAGTTGGCCGTTTTCTTCTACTTTGCCGGAAGTCATAACCTAGGCGCAGGAGGTATTGCGGTATGCCCTGCCAATGCCGCATTCTTTGCCCTTGGGCTTGCCATGCTGCAGCAGATTGTTCCTGTCGATAAGGTCGACGCCTCCTTCAGCCTCGATTCGGTTATCTACGTTGCTCCTCCCTTCCGTCACACCCATTTCGATGGGAAGCAGGTGGTGGTGCATAACCGCACCAACGAGCTTCACGAGGTGTTCTCGTTCAACCTTTACCCCGGACCGAGCGCCAAGAAGGGGCTCTACAGCGTTCTTCTCGACAAGGGCGAAAAGGAGAATTGGATTACAGCACACTGCTCCACAGTCCTTGCCATTAGCCCATACGACAACGTTACCACCTTTATGCACGAAGGGGCTAGCGGTGGTGGTAAGAGCGAGATGCACCAGCATATTCTTCGTGAGCCAGATGGTCAAATTCTTATAGGGCAAAACGTGGTTACCAGCGAAAGGCGCTTGATAAGCATTCCTATGTTCTGTGAGTTCCGTCCGGTTACCGACGATATGGCCTTGTGCCACCCCTCGCTCGATAAGGGCAACGGCAAGCTTACCCTTGTTGACGCCGAGAACGCCTGGTTCATTCGCGTAGATAGCATCAAGGAGTATGGCGACGATCCTTTCCTCGAAAAGCTGACCATTCGTCCTAAAAAGCCCCTGCTGTTCCTGAATCTGGAAACTAGGCCCGGATGTACCGCTTTGGTTTGGGATCATATAGAGGACGAGCCTGGTAAGCATTGCCCTAACCCTCGCGTTGTGGTTCCCCGCGAGCTGGTGCCTAACACCGTCGATAAGCCCGTAAGCATCGACGTGCGCAGCTTTGGCGTGCGCACCCCTCCATGTACAGCCGAGAGTCCATCGTACGGGATTATTGGTATGTTCCATATACTTCCGCCTGCGCTTGCATGGCTATGGCGCCTGGTTGCCCCCCGCGGCTACGCTAACCCAAGTATTGCTGGTGCCGGAAGCGGAACCGCAATGGAGTCGGAGGGGGTAGGGTCGTACTGGCCTTTTGCCACCGGCGAAATGGTGCACCATGCCAACATGCTGCTCGATCAGATTGTGGCATCGCCCAACGTGGAGTTTACCCTAACGCCCAACCAGCACATCGGCGCCTGGAAGGTGGGCTTCAAGCCTCAGCTATTCATGCGCGAGTATCTCACCCGCCGAGGAAACGTTAGCCTTCGTGCCGACCAGTACCAGCCTGCGCGCTGCTCGCTGTTGGGCTACGAGCTCAACTACCTCACCATCGAGGGGTCGAAGATCCCCTCGCGCTTCCTGAAGGTGTACAAGCAGCCCGAGATTGGCTTTGACGGATACGATGGCGGAGCTGAAATCATCCGCGAGTTCTTCGCAAAGGAGTTGCAGAAGTACCTCCGTCCCGAGCTTTCGCCGCTTGGACGCAAGATTATTGAGGCATTCCTTGCCGGAGCATCAGTGGAGGAATACAACGAGCTGCTGCCAATGGCCAACAACTTCCCCGACCTACAGAAGTAG
- a CDS encoding IS256 family transposase: MKEEEKVASFSYEEFEKEAIKGLYERKSLSGENGVFAPLLKHFLEKALALELEQHLKDSEGNKRNGATTKTVKSSNGEFELSPPRDRNGSFTPEIVAKRQVLLDDELCEKVLSLYAKGMSYADIRKLLMEVYGLSLSPAQMSELTDRLIPELQEWQQRPLSPLYAIVWFDAIHFKCREGGAVQGKALYNVYAVSQEGFRELLGIYIAGSESARFWLEVLQDLRLRGVEDILIACTDNLKGFSEAISSTFPETVIQSCIVHQVRSTLKYVVKKDYKAITADMRAIYGSPTLEAGEAELERFAERWGTKYPHRRQELAGKLVQAELLLRLRQGDPPAHVHHQPHRGHPPAHAEGDQDQGVLLLRHGHQEADIPRYSGYQLEPKAGSCGVEAHLRAALH, encoded by the coding sequence ATGAAAGAGGAAGAAAAAGTAGCGAGCTTCAGCTACGAGGAATTTGAGAAGGAGGCCATCAAAGGCCTTTACGAGCGCAAGAGCCTAAGCGGCGAGAATGGGGTGTTCGCCCCGCTGCTCAAGCACTTTTTGGAGAAGGCCCTAGCGCTGGAGTTGGAGCAGCACCTGAAGGATTCGGAGGGCAACAAGCGCAACGGCGCTACCACCAAAACGGTTAAGAGCTCGAACGGCGAGTTTGAGCTCAGCCCCCCCAGAGACCGTAACGGATCCTTTACCCCAGAGATCGTGGCCAAGCGGCAGGTGCTGCTGGACGACGAGCTCTGCGAGAAGGTGCTCTCGCTCTACGCCAAGGGGATGAGCTACGCCGACATTCGGAAGCTGCTGATGGAGGTTTACGGGCTTTCGCTCTCGCCCGCCCAGATGAGCGAGCTCACCGATCGGCTCATCCCCGAGCTGCAGGAGTGGCAGCAGCGCCCGCTGAGCCCGCTCTACGCGATAGTCTGGTTCGACGCCATCCACTTCAAGTGCCGCGAGGGCGGTGCAGTGCAGGGCAAGGCGCTCTACAACGTCTACGCGGTCAGCCAGGAGGGCTTTCGGGAGCTGCTGGGCATCTACATTGCCGGGAGCGAGTCGGCCCGCTTCTGGCTGGAGGTGCTGCAGGATCTGCGCCTTCGGGGCGTGGAGGACATCCTGATCGCCTGCACGGATAACCTCAAGGGCTTCAGCGAGGCCATCAGCAGCACCTTTCCCGAGACGGTCATCCAGAGCTGCATCGTCCACCAGGTGCGCAGCACGCTCAAGTACGTGGTTAAAAAAGACTACAAGGCCATCACCGCCGACATGCGGGCCATCTACGGCAGCCCCACGCTGGAGGCGGGCGAGGCGGAGCTCGAGCGCTTCGCCGAGCGCTGGGGGACGAAGTACCCCCACCGCCGTCAAGAGCTGGCGGGAAAACTGGTACAAGCTGAGCTCCTTCTTCGACTTCGGCAGGGAGATCCGCCGGCTCATGTACACCACCAACCCCATCGAGGGCATCCACCGGCGCATGCGGAAGGTGACCAAGACCAAGGGGTGCTTCTCCTCCGACATGGCCATCAAGAAGCTGATATACCTCGTTATTCGGGATATCAACTCGAGCCCAAAGCGGGAAGTTGCGGGGTGGAAGCTCATCTACGGGCAGCTTTGCATTAA